The nucleotide window GGGCCCCATGCCGCGATCTATCGCGACATCGCATCGAAGGTATGGGCGGAGATCGAGCGCAACCGCGAAGGCGGACAGCGCGCCGCGCCGCGCATCGTCATCGAGAGCTAGGGTCACCCCAGGCACGCATCCTTCAGGGGGGGAAAGCCTGGACGTCTTGTGCAAGGGCTTCGCGGCCGAATGTCGCGAAGCCCTTTTTGTTGCTGGCGAATCGCGACGCGACTGATGGCGGAAGTTCTTGGCAAGAACACTCGCGAACGGACGTTTGACTGTTCGGCTGCGCATTTTTGAAACATGACTATTTCAGTTAGCTTTTACCTCACGGCAAAACGCCTCACTCGATCCATATATTTTGTCGCATCTCCAAGGGAGTTTCCCGGGGTTTTTGTGCGGCGCACAATGGATTGGCCGGATCGCGCTATGCATTCCGTGTCATTTAGTGTTCTTTTGTGCGAAAAAATCCACGTAAGTGCATGAAATGCATGAATATCTCGCACGCAACGCAATACCGAAAGCGTTTGCTTGCACCCGTCCAAAATGACAATCTGCAAGTCGAGGGAGATTGACTGGATGATCAACAAGCCGGATTTCGGCGCCGCCGTTGCGGACTCCGAAACGACGGACGCACATGCGGTAGGGAAGCTGGCTGTCGCCCCCGAGGACGGGGAGCGGGCCATCCTCTACGGCATTCTGGCGAGCGGGCTGGAGCAGGCCGCGGATCGCGGCTGGCTGGCCGCTGTCGCGGCGCTCCCGCGGCTCGACGGAGAAATCGGTGCTCCGCTGGCAGAGCTTTCCCGTATCTCTGCGACTGTCGATCCCGAGGCGCTTCGGCGCGAGTATCACGACCTGTTCATCGGTGTCGGCCGGGGGGAGCTCGTCCCTTACGCTTCGTACTATTTGACCGGTTTCCTGAACGAGAAGCCGCTGGCTCTGCTGCGTCAGGACATGCGCAGGCTCGGTATCGAGCGCGATCCCGACATTCACGAGCCGGAGGACCACATCGCGGCGGTTTGCGCGATGATGGCCGGACTGATCGACGGCAGCTTCGGCGAAGGGGGCGAGGACGAGGCTTCCGCCTTCTTCCGCGCCCACCTTGCCGTTTGGGCGCCCTATTTCTTCAAGGATCTGGCGGCGTCCACGACGGGCGAGCTGTATCCGGCGCTGGGGCGTCTGGGGCAGGCGTTCCTTGCGGTCGAGGTCGAGGCGGACAGGCTTTTTGCGGAGCGCCGCAAGACGGGTTGAGTATCTGGCCCGGCGACGACCGGGCAAAGGCGGGCAGTCGGCACAGCAACTGCCCAGGGCAATGGTGATGGAACGAGAGGGTGTCATGAGACGCAAGGACACAGCGATTGAGGCGGATCGTCGGAGCTTCCTGAAGCTTGCAGGGCTCGGTGCCGTCGCAGGTACCGCGACGCTCGTCACCGGCGAGGCCGAAGCGGTCGAGGCCGACAAGGCGGCCGGCAGCGGCTATCGCGAGACCGAGCATGTGAAGACCTTCTACGACACGGCCCGGTTCTGACCCCCAAGGTCGCCGGACTGTCTTGAGTCGAAATCAATGCCCCGAGCCACAGGCAAAAAGGGGCATGCGCAGAATGACCGTCACGAAGCGGACCTGCGCAATCGAGGGAGAAACGTGATGCTGAGGAAGAAGACGAGCGGGACTGCGCGTCGTTCCAGCCTGGCTTCCGCGATCGAGGCGATCGGCGCCAGCGCGATGGATCGCCGTACGTTCCTGCGCAGGTCGGGCCTTGCTGCGGGCGGGCTCGCGGCGGCCGGGGCACTCACCGGCGGCATGGTGCGCAAGGCCGAGGCGGCCGGGCCGACCAATGCCAAGGTGGATATCAAGAAGACGGTTTGCACGCACTGCTCCGTCGGCTGTACCGTGCTGGCGGAAGTCCAGGACGGCGTGTGGACTGGCCAGGAGCCGGGCTTCGACAGCCCGTTCAACCTCGGCTCGCATTGCGCCAAGGGCGCCTCGGTGCGTGAGCACGCTCATGGCGAGCGCCGCCTGAAGTACCCGACCAAGCTGGTCGGCGGAAAGTGGGAGCGCATTTCCTGGGATCAGGCGATCAACGAGATCGGCGACCAGATGCTGAAGATCCGCGACGAGAGCGGTCCGGACAGCGTCTACTGGCTCGGTTCGGCCAAGCACAGCAACGAGCAGGCCTACCTGGTGCGCAAGTTCGCCGCCTTCTGGGGCACGAACAACGTCGACCACCAGGCGCGTATCTGTCACTCCACCACGGTCGCAGGTGTCGCGAACACCTGGGGCTACGGTGCGATGACGAACTCGTACAACGACATCCACAATTCCAAGGCGATCTTCATCATCGGCGGCAATCCCGCCGAGGCGCACCCGGTCTCCCTGCTTCACGTGCTGAAGGCGAAGGAAGAGAACGCCGCGCCGCTGATCGTATGCGATCCGCGCTTCACCCGCACCGCAGCGCATGCGTCCGAGTATGTCCGTTTCCGTCCGGGCTCCGACGTCGCACTGGTCTGGGGCATCCTTTGGCACATCTTCGAGAACGGCTGGGAGGACAAGGAGTTCCTGCGCCAGCGCGTCTGGGGCATGGACCAGGTCAAGGCCGAGGTGGCCAAGTGGACGCCGGAAGAGACCGAGCGCGTCACCGGCGTACCGGGGTCGCAGCTGAAGCGCGTCGCCCGTACCCTGGCCAACAACCGTCCGGGCACCGTCATCTGGTGCATGGGCGGCACCCAGCACACCAACGGCAACAACAACACCCGCGCCTACTGCGCCCTTCAGCTGGCTCTCGGCAACATGGGCAAGGCCGGCGGCGGCACCAACATCTTCCGCGGCCATGACAACGTGCAGGGGGCGACGGACCTGGGCGTGCTTGCCGACACGCTGCCGGGCTACTACGGCCTGGCAGAGGGCTCCTGGCGCCACTGGGCGCGCGTGTGGGGCGTTTCCTACGACAGCCTTGCCGAGCGCTTCGCCACGATGAAGGGCGCAGACGGCAAGGACAAGCCGATGATGTTCGAGAACGGCATCACGGTGTCGCGCTGGATCGACGGCGTGCTGGAAGACAAGGCGAACCTGCTTCAGCCGGACAACACCCGCGCGATGGTGTTCTGGGGCCATGCTCCGAACTCGCAGACCCGTCTGCCCGACATGAAGCGGGCGATGGAGAAGCTCGACCTGCTGGTCATCATCGATCCGTTCCCGACCATGTCGGCGGTGATGCATGACCGCAAGGACGGCGTCTACCTGCTGCCGGCGACGACCCAGTTCGAGACCTACGGCTCGGTGACGGCATCGAACCGCTCGCTGCAGTGGCGCGAGAAGGTCATCGATCCGCTGTTCGAGTCCAAGACCGACCACACCATCGCGTATCTCTTCGCGAAGAAGTTCGGTTTTGCCGAGGACATGTTCAAGAACATTGAGGTGAACGGCGAGGAGCCGCTCATCGAGGACGTGACCCGCGAGTTCAATCGCGGCATGTGGACCATCGGTTACACCGGCCAGTCGCCGGAGCGGATGAAGCTGCACATGGAGAACCAGCACACGTTCGACCGCACGACCCTGCGCGCCAATGGCGGCCCGGCGGATGGCGACTTCTACGGCATGCCCTGGCCGTGCTGGGGGACTGCCGAGATGAATCATCCCGGTTCGGCGGTGCTCTACGACACGTCTCTGCCGGTCGCCGAGGGCGGCATGGGCTTCCGTGCCCGTTTCGGCGTGGAGAAGGACGGCGACAACCTGCTGGCCGAGGGCTCCTGGCCGGTCGGTTCGGAAATCGAGGACGGCTATCCCGAGTTCACCATGGCCATGCTGATCAAGCTCGGCTGGGACAAGGATCTGACGCCGTACGAGCGGCGGATGATCGAGTGGACGGCCGGCATGATCGATACCATGCCTTCGTCGGAAGAGGTCGGCGAGACCTCGCAGACCGGCGAAATCCCGTCGGACTACAACGACCGGGTCGGCGGCGTGAACTGGAAGACCGACCTGTCCGGCGGCATCCAGCGCGTTGCGATCAAGCACGGCTGCGCGCCTTACGGCAACGCCAAGGCCCGTGCCGTCGTGTGGACCTTCCCGGATCCGGTGCCGCTGCACCGCGAGCCGCTCTACACCAGCCGCCGCGACCTGCTCGACAAGTATGCGACCTATGAGGACAAGACCTTCTGGCGCGTCCCCACCCGCTACAAGTCGATCCAGGAGAACGACTATTCCAAGGACTTCCCGATCATCCTGACCTCGGGGCGTCTGGTGGAATACGAGGGCGGCGGCGACGAGACCCGCTCCAACCCGTGGCTGGCCGAGCTGCAGCAGGACATGTTCATCGAGGTCAATCCGCGCGATGCCAACAATCTTGGCGTTCGCGACAGGGAAATGGTCTGGGTGCACGGTCCGGAAGGCGGCAAGGTCAAGGTGATGGCCATGGTGACCGAACGCGTCGGCGTGGGCGTTGCCTTCATGCCGTTCCACTTCGGCGGCCATTTCCAGGGCGAGGACCAGAGGCACAAGTATCCGACCGGTTCGGATCCCTATGTGCTCGGCGAGGCGACCAACACGGCCCAGACCTACGGCTATGACAGCGTCACCCAGATGCAAGAAACCAAGGCCACGCTCTGCCGCATCGAGCGCGTGGCGTAAGGGGGAAAAACCATGGCACGGATGAAATTCCTCTGTGACGCCGAGCGCTGCATCGAGTGCAATGCCTGCGTCACTGCCTGCAAGAACGAGCACGAGGTGCCGTGGGGCATCAATCGTCGCCGCGTGGTGACCATCCAGGACGGCAAGCCGGGCGAGCGCTCGATTTCCGTCGCCTGCATGCACTGCTCCGACGCGCCCTGCATGGCGGTGTGCCCGGTCGACTGCTTCTATCAGACCGACGAGGGTGTGGTCCTTCACTCCAAGGACCTGTGTATCGGTTGCGGCTACTGCTTCTATGCGTGCCCCTTCGGCGCGCCGCAGTATCCGCAGGCGGGCAACTTCGGTTCGCGCGGCAAGATGGACAAGTGCACCTTCTGCGCCGGCGGCCCCGAGGCGGACAATTCCTCGGCCGAATACGCCAAGTACGGCCGCAACCGTCTGGCTGAGGGCAAGCTCCCGCTCTGTGCGGAGATGTGCTCGACCAAGGCTCTGCTGGCTGGCGACGGCGACGTGGTCTCGTCCATCTATCGCGAGCGTGTCGTGGCCCGCGGCTTCGGCTCCGGAGCCTGGGGATGGGGAACCGCCTACGAGCAGAAAGCCGGCAGCTTCTGATCGGTCGCTCCAGCCGTTGAAAATGACAGGGGCGGCCTGCGGCCGCCTCTGTTGCGTCGGCGAAGCTTTGCACCCGCCGTAATCCGATCGAGGAGAGAGTGACGTGAAATCGGGATCCGCCACCTGGGGCATGTTGGTCGTCGCGGGAGCGCTGCTGGCGCTGGTTCCGGGCTGCCGGGACGACGAGCAGAATCGCCCGCTGCATCTCGAAAAGGGCGTCTATCAGGGTGCGGAAGATGCCCCGCTGACGGCGGAAGAGCAACGTGCCCTGCAGGAGCGCGGCAACCGGCAGCGCTTCTAGAAACTCGACGAGAGCCTGAAGATCAAGCCTGTGGACGGAACAGGGGAGGGACTAGGATGAACGACACGGGAACCGCGCGCCCCGCACATATCTCGGACGGTGTTGTCCGGCGGCTTCGCATCGCTCTCTTGGCGGTTTTCGCCGCGCTGTTCCTTGCGATTGCGGTGCAGGATCCGGCTCTTGCGCAGCAGCCGGTCGACAACGATCCGGCAGCCGCATCGCCCGTACAGGGACAGGTGCCCGGCAACACGCTGGGAACGGATTCCGATACCGAAATGTGGCGTGCCGTGCGCCAGGGCGTCGCCGGACAGGTGTCCATCCCGGACCAGAACGCTGCGACCCTCGTCCAGTCGGAGGGGGAGCTTTGGCGCTCGATCCGCAATGGCCCGCTTGCGCTCTATGCCAGCTGGGCGATGCTGGCGATGGTGGTGGTGCTGAGCCTGTTCTTCGCGATCCGCGGCCGGATCCGCATCGAGCACGGCCGGTCCGACCAGACCATCACGCGCTTTGCCGCCTTCGAACGTTTCGGCCACTGGCTGCTTGCATCATCCTTCATCATCCTGGCGCTGACCGGCCTCAATGTGATGTACGGCCGATACGTTTTGCTGCCGTTGATCGGCCCGGAAGCCTTCGGCGCGCTGACGATCTTCGGCAAGTACCTGCACAACTATCTCGCCTTCGCCTTCATGGCGGGCCTCGTCATCATCTTCGTGATGTGGGTGAGCCACAACCTGCCGCACAAGACCGACATCAAGTGGGTGCTTCAGGGCGGCGGCATCTTCTCGCGCAAGCTTCACCCGCCTGCGAAGAAGTTCAACGCCGGGCAGAAGGTCATCTTCTGGCTGACGATCCTCGGCGGCCTGTCGATCTCCCTGTCCGGCTGGACTCTGCTCTTTCCGTACACCACGCACTTCTTCTCCGGCACGTTCGAGCTGGTGAACACCGTGTTCGGGACCGCGCTGCCGGTGCCGCTGTCGCCCTTGCAGGAGCAGCAGCTCGCCTCGCTCTGGCACGCGATCATGAGCGTGTTCCTGATCTGCGTGATCATCGCCCACATCTACATCGGCACCATCGGCATGGAAGGCGCGTTCGATGCGATGGGGTCCGGCGAGGTCGATCTCAACTGGGCGAAGGAGCACCACTCGCTCTGGGTCGACGAGGTGATGGCTCGCGAGGCGGAGCACAAGGGGACGACAAAGATCCAGCCCGCAGAATAGACCGGAGCATGACGTGTCGGCAGTGATCAACGCCTTCTTCGTCATTCTGGGGCTCATGCTGGTGGGCGGCCACGCGGTCGCCGCCGGCGACGAGCCTGTGCAGGCCTGGCCGGAGCGGCTGCAGGGGCATGGCGGTCCGGTTCGTTCGGTCGCGCTCGATACGGATGACAAGCGCGCGCTGACGACATCCTTCGACTACTCGGTCATCCTCTGGAGGTTCGAGACGGGCGAGGGGGAGGTCGTTCATCGCATGATCGGCCACGAGGCCGCGGCGAACGATGCCGCCTTCGCCGGAGAGCAGCGCGCCGTGTCGGTCGGCGATGATGGCTCCGTCATCCTGTGGAACCTGTCCGACGGCGCGGTGCTGGACCGCGTCGATACCGGCGACGACAAGATGCTGGCGGTCTCCGTCAGTGCCGATGGGCAATTTGCCGCGACGGCCTCGTGGGATCGTACCGCCAGGATCTTCGCGCTGGAGGGCGACAGGCTGTCCGAGCGCGCGGTGCTGGACGGGCATCGCGGCAACGTCAATGCCGTCGCCTTTTCCCAGGACGGCGGCCGTGTGTTCACCGCCTCCTATGACGGCGCCATCCGTGTGTTCGAACGCGAAAGCGGAGAGATGCTGCGCGAGGTCTATTCGCACGGCTGGGGCGTCAACGTGATGCGCCTGCTCCCGGGCGAGACGCATCTGGCCTTCGGCGCGACGGATGGCGCGGTTGCCGTGATCGACATCGCGCAAGGCGCGGTGTTCAAGCAGCTTGCTAGCCACGAACGGCCGGTTCTGTCTCTGGCGCTGTCGCGCGACGGGAGCCGGCTTGCCAGCGGCGGCGGCGACGGGCGCATCCGTGTCTACGACACCGGCGAGTGGGGCTTGCTGGAAGAGTTCGAGAACCCCTATGGCCCGGTCTGGGGACTCGCCCTGCCGTCCGGTGGCGCGGTCGCGCTTTATGCCGGGCTGGACGATCACGTGAACACCTGGCAGGTGGCGCCGCGCGAGCCGTTCGAGCCGGTGGAAAGCCAGTTTCCGCGCCGGTTCCAGGTCTCGGCGGAGGACGATCTCGGACGCCGGCAGTTCGCGCGCAAGTGTTCCGTCTGCCACACGCTTACACCCGATGGCGGCAATCGCGCCGGCCCGACGCTCTACGGCGTGTTCGGGCGGCGCGTCGGCACCTTGCCCGGCTATCCCTATTCCGATGCGCTGAAGCGTCTCGACTTCCTGTGGGACGAGCAGACGATCTCGGATCTCTTCGACCATGGCCCCGACGTAGTGACGCCGGGCTCCAAGATGCCGATCCAGCGTCTGCGGAGCGACGAGGAGCGTGATGCGCTGGTGGCCTATCTGAAACGTGCGACCGCGCCCGAAGGGAGCGGGGCGGACAGCCAAGGAGAACAGAAGCAATGAAGGCGTTCCTGAGCGCAATCCTGGCGCTCGCGGTGATCGGGACGGGGGCCTGGGCCTATCTGACCCGCGAGCTCGATTATTCGTCGGCCTCGGTCTACTCGTCCCACACTCCGGGTGCGGTCCGGCTGTCCCCCGATTCCGGCAAGCGACCGGGCGAATGATCCGTTCGGCAGCGGCCGTCCTGGCGTTCCTGCTCGTTGGCGCGCCGACGGTTCTTGCCGAGACTGCTGGCGCCTCTGCGGCTCTGCGATCCGTCGTTGCGTTGTTGCCGGATTGGCCGGCGGACCAGCGGCGGACGGAGGAACCGGAGGGATCCGCCGTCGTCGTCGGCGAGGGCGGTTTGCTGCTGACCGCCGATCATGTGATAGGCGCGGCGAAAAGCGTTCGCATCCGCATTGGCGACGGCAGCGTCCACGCTGCCGAAATCGTACACCGTGACCCGGAAACCGATCTGGCTGTGCTGAGAGCGGGCATCGAATTGCCGGCCCTTGCGGCGGCGCGCGATCTTGAACCCGCCAGCCCCGTCTGTGCGCTCGGCAATGCCTTCGGTCTCGGCATCTCGGTGACGTGCGGCGTGGTCTCGGCGACCGGTCGAGGGGGCATCGGCTTCAACGCCGTGGAGGACTTCGTGCAGACCGATGCCGCCGTCAATCCAGGCGCCTCCGGCGGGGCGCTGGTGGACGCGCAAGGGCGCCTTGTCGGCATCCTCTCGGCGATCTACACGAAGTCCGGCGACGGCGATATCGGTGTGAACTTTGCCGTCTCCTGGGCGTTGGCCGGCAGGGTTCTCGAGGCTGTCCGGGAGGGGCGCTCGCCGCGACGTGCGCTCGGGGCAAGCCTGCGGCCGACGCCCCCCGGTCCGCTGGCGGCCGGCCTTCAGGTGCTTTCGGTTCGCGAAGGAAGCCCTGCGGCGCGAGCGGGGCTGCAGACCGGCGATGTGATCCTTGCGGTGGACGGCTGGCCTGTTGCGAGTGTCGCACTGCTGCGCGGGCGGCTGGAGCGAGGCGACGCGACCGGCATCGTGACCTTGCGCCGGGGTGAATCGATTTCTGAAGCGGAGCTCGATCTCTCCGATTGATCAGTCACTTGTGGCCGCTTCCGGATTCATTTTCCGAATATTATCCTGCAGCCACCATCCGGTTAGGCTGCTGCATCGAAAGGACAGGTCTCATGAACGACGAAACCTTCAACATGTCCCTCAGGAAGTTCCTCAAGCAGGTCGGCGTGACCTCGCAACAGGCTCTGGAGACTCATGTTCGCACCAGCGGACTGACCGACGGCACGCTCACGGCGAAGGTCGTGTTGACGCTGGAGGGCCAGGAGTTCGAGCATGTGGTCACGGGCAAGATCGACCTGGGCTGAGCCATCCTCGCACGCCCTGGGCGTTGCCGGATTCAACTTTTGAAGGAACACAGTCATCTTGCCGGAAAATAACGTCAACGAGCTCCCGGAGCCGGTTTTCCCGCCGTTGCTGAAGGGGCACAGGCTGGATGGTGGCGATCATCCCTTCGAGGCTGCTGTGGCGGGTGCAGAAGCAGGCCACTATTCGGCTGGAGATCTGCTGTGGTCGTCCGATCCGGCGCATGTCCGCATCGCGCTGGTGCTGGAGCCTGAGGTGGAGCCGGCGCGCGGGGTCGAGATGTTGTTCCTCGCCATGGTCGCGGCGACGGATGCGATCGGCGCGCTGATCCCGCCGGAAATCGCCCTGACCTACGAATGGCCGGCCGTGCTGCGCGCCAACGGGGCAAGGGTGGGCCGGGCCCGGTTCGCGCAGGCGAGCGAAACCGGCGAGGACGGCGCACCGCTCTGGCTGGTGGTCGGCATCGAGGTGCGCCTTGCTCCCGTCGACGGAGCGATGGAACCGGGCGAGATGCCGCATCTCACCAGCCTTGCCGACGAGGGCGGGGCGGAGCTGGAGCATCGGCTTGCCATCGAATCCCTGTCGCGACATCTGCTCACCTGGATCCATTCCTGGGACGTCGACGGCTTCGCGCCGGTTCTGGACAACTGGCTGTTCCGCGCCGATGGCTATAGGGAAGAGATCGTGCTACCCGGACCGGAGGGCGAGCAACGCGGCGTGTTCCTGGGGATCGACGAGACCGGCGGCCTTTTGCTGAAGCCAGCCGACGGGGTCTCTGCGGTCGCGCTTTCGCTCGGCGAGCACCTGGCGCATCTCGACCGGCGCGACAGCGAGGATGCCACCTTGGCGCTGCACAACAGGGGAATTGACCAATGACGCGGCTGCTCAAGGCGATCCGGCTCGATGTATCGGACACGAAAGTGTTTCCGCTCGCGGCGGAAGCGGGAGACTGGGTCATCCCCGGCACGTTCGCCTTTCGCGCCTATACCGACGAGGGCCTGACTGGAAAGCTGCGCCAGGCGTTCGTCTCCGGCTTCCTGTCGCTGGAGAACTTCGGCTGGACGACACTTGCGACCCCGGCCGAAATCTCCGACGAGGAGCGGGAGAGGCTGCTGGAAAGGCTCTGCGAGCACTTCGTCGAAGAGCATGGCGCCCCCTCCATGGAGGCGGCGCGCCCCGTTGCCGAGGCGGAACTCAATGACACGGCGGAGATTGCAGCGGAGCTCGACCTCAACGCATTGCTGGCGATCAGCCGGGAGATCGACGAGGGCGACGGAACGATCCGCGAGAGCTTCCATCTTGTGACGCCCCCTGGCGATGCGCCCCACGCCCGCATCTGGGACGTGACCGAGGACGACTGATGCCGCAATTCTGGAAATCGTCAGGGGCGCACCTGTTGAGCCGCGATGCGAGCGGCTATCTCGAAGTGACGCCGGACTTCCTTCGAGCTTATTTCACCCGGCCGGAGATCCATCCCGTCGAGGAGTCCTGCGAGGCCGAGCATCGCCTGTTCGAGACGCTGATGACCGATCCCTTCGCCGCGGTCGGCGAAAGCGATCTTGCGGCCATCGCCGATCCGGATGCGGCCGACAACTACCGCGTTGTCCTGCGCTTCCGGGACCATCTGGTCACGCATGGCAGCCTGGAAGGAGGCTATGCGGCCCTTTTCAAGGGCACTGGCATCGACATTCCGCCGATGTTCATCGATCAGCTCGTGCACCTGATCACCCATAACGTCCTGCGCAAGGTGGCGGACCCGTTGCGCGTGCGCGCCGGCGAGCTCCTGTTCCGGGAGCAGGCCGTGACCACCGCGGAAGGGCAGCTGATGCTGGCCGATGCCGAGATGGTGGAGACCTATTCGCGCACCGGGGGGCTCGGTGGTCTCGGTGCGCTGCTGGCGGAAGCCGGCACGCCCATGCCGTCGGTCTCGCTGGACGTGCTCACCGAGGAAAATGCCTCGATCTACTGGGACCGGTCGGACCGCTTCGACACGGCCATCGATTTTCGCTTTACCGAGCCTGCGCTGGACGCCTTCGCCAGGGTGCTGGAGAGCTGGATCGGCCACTTCCACGGGGTATCCGTGCGCATCCAGCCGCAACAGTCGATCCGCGACGAGCGCTGGTCCTGGCATGTCGGGCTCGATGCGGAGGCGACCCGCATCCTCAATGCCCTCTACGAGGGGCGGCAGGTCGGGGAGGCGGATCTGGGGCGCATCGTCGCCCTGTTCCGCATGGATTTCGACAATCGGGGCGATGCCATCGAGAGCATGCGCGGTAAGCCGGTCTGGTTGGGGCTGGCGATGGGCGCGGACAATATCGTGCGCATGAAACCCCAGAACCTGTTGACAAACCTGCCCGTTCGGCCTCGAAACTGAACGTCCCGCCCGCGGCCCCTGTCCGCAAGCAATCGGACATCGCCATGTTCACCTCCGAAAACGGCCGCGCCATCCTGTTCATGATGCTGGCCATGGCCGGTTTCATCGTGAACGACAGCTTCGTCAAGCTGGTCTCCGAGCGCCTGCCGCTTGGCGAGATCATGTTCGTGCGCGGCGTGATGGCGCTGGTGCTGGTGTTGGGGCTCGGCGTGATCAACGGCGAGGTGAGGCGGTTTCACCTGCTGGCGAGCCGGCTGGTCGGACAGCGCGTCTTTGCCGAGGTGACTGCGACGGTGCTGTACCTGACGGCGCTCTTCAACATGGAGATCGCCAACGCCACCGCGATCCTCCAGGCGTTGCCGCTGCTGGTGACGGCAGGTGCGGCAATGTTCCTGGGCGCGCCGGTCGGCTGGCGGCGCTGGACGGCCATCACGGTCGGCTTCAGCGGCGTCCTTCTGATCGTGCGTCCGGGCATGGAGGGGTTCAACGCCTGGGCGCTGATGGCTCTCGCCGGAGTGCTCTTCATGGCCTTGCGCGACCTCACGACCAGCGTGCTGCCGAAGAACGTCCCGACGCTCGGCGTCACCTTCGCCACTCTTGTCGGGGTCACCGTCACGGGGCTTGCGCTCTCCCTTGGCGAAGAGTGGACGATGCCGTCGCTTCTGGACCTGACATTCCTTGCCGCGGCCGCCTGTTTCATCCTGATCGGCTTCGTCTGCATCATCAACGCGATGCGCATCGGCGACATCTCGCTGGTCGCCCCGTTCCGCTATTCGATCATCGTCTGGGCGATCATCATCGGCTATTTCGTGTGGGGTGACGTCCCC belongs to Stappia indica and includes:
- a CDS encoding biotin/lipoate--protein ligase family protein — its product is MPENNVNELPEPVFPPLLKGHRLDGGDHPFEAAVAGAEAGHYSAGDLLWSSDPAHVRIALVLEPEVEPARGVEMLFLAMVAATDAIGALIPPEIALTYEWPAVLRANGARVGRARFAQASETGEDGAPLWLVVGIEVRLAPVDGAMEPGEMPHLTSLADEGGAELEHRLAIESLSRHLLTWIHSWDVDGFAPVLDNWLFRADGYREEIVLPGPEGEQRGVFLGIDETGGLLLKPADGVSAVALSLGEHLAHLDRRDSEDATLALHNRGIDQ
- a CDS encoding DUF6505 family protein, which translates into the protein MTRLLKAIRLDVSDTKVFPLAAEAGDWVIPGTFAFRAYTDEGLTGKLRQAFVSGFLSLENFGWTTLATPAEISDEERERLLERLCEHFVEEHGAPSMEAARPVAEAELNDTAEIAAELDLNALLAISREIDEGDGTIRESFHLVTPPGDAPHARIWDVTEDD
- a CDS encoding DUF6352 family protein, with the protein product MPQFWKSSGAHLLSRDASGYLEVTPDFLRAYFTRPEIHPVEESCEAEHRLFETLMTDPFAAVGESDLAAIADPDAADNYRVVLRFRDHLVTHGSLEGGYAALFKGTGIDIPPMFIDQLVHLITHNVLRKVADPLRVRAGELLFREQAVTTAEGQLMLADAEMVETYSRTGGLGGLGALLAEAGTPMPSVSLDVLTEENASIYWDRSDRFDTAIDFRFTEPALDAFARVLESWIGHFHGVSVRIQPQQSIRDERWSWHVGLDAEATRILNALYEGRQVGEADLGRIVALFRMDFDNRGDAIESMRGKPVWLGLAMGADNIVRMKPQNLLTNLPVRPRN
- a CDS encoding DMT family transporter, whose translation is MFTSENGRAILFMMLAMAGFIVNDSFVKLVSERLPLGEIMFVRGVMALVLVLGLGVINGEVRRFHLLASRLVGQRVFAEVTATVLYLTALFNMEIANATAILQALPLLVTAGAAMFLGAPVGWRRWTAITVGFSGVLLIVRPGMEGFNAWALMALAGVLFMALRDLTTSVLPKNVPTLGVTFATLVGVTVTGLALSLGEEWTMPSLLDLTFLAAAACFILIGFVCIINAMRIGDISLVAPFRYSIIVWAIIIGYFVWGDVPDLPTLAGIAIVVATGLYSLMRERKKLNEAGPAATADLPR